The Acidimicrobiales bacterium genome segment GTGAAGGACCGCAAGCAGGCCCGTAGCCGCTACGGCGCCAAGAAGGGAAGCTGACGTGCCTCGCCGCGGTCCCGCCTCGCGCCGCCCGTTGCCGCCCGACCCGATCTACGGGTCGCTGCTGGTCACGCAGATCATCAACAAGGTTCTGCAGCGCGGGAAGCGTTCCACCGCCGAGCGCATCGTCTACGAAGCCCTCGCCACGATCGAGGAGAAGACCGGCGCGGAGCCGATCAGCACGCTGAAGCGCGCGGTCGACAACGTCCGTCCCCAGCTCGAGGTCAAGAGCCGCAGGGTTGGTGGCGCCACGTACCAGGTGCCGGTCGAGGTGCGGGCTCCCCGTGCCAACACCTTGGCCATCCGTTGGATCGTGGGCTACTCGCGCCAGCGCCGTGAGAAGACCATGGCCGAGCGTCTCGCGAACGAGCTGCTCGACGCATCAAACAGCACCGGCGCCTCGGTCAAGCGGCGGGAAGACGTCCACAAGATGGCCGAGTCGAACCGGGCGTTCGCCCACTACCGCTGGTAGTCAGCGGCGGCAACGACCGTCGCACCAGCCAGACCGTCGGGCAGACCACGTAGCTGGCCGACCACCCATGTACGCACTCCGCACG includes the following:
- the rpsG gene encoding 30S ribosomal protein S7; its protein translation is MPRRGPASRRPLPPDPIYGSLLVTQIINKVLQRGKRSTAERIVYEALATIEEKTGAEPISTLKRAVDNVRPQLEVKSRRVGGATYQVPVEVRAPRANTLAIRWIVGYSRQRREKTMAERLANELLDASNSTGASVKRREDVHKMAESNRAFAHYRW